Sequence from the Lepisosteus oculatus isolate fLepOcu1 chromosome 13, fLepOcu1.hap2, whole genome shotgun sequence genome:
GGGCCCTTTTCCAGGCTCACAGGACATCAGGTTGTCCAGGGAGTGTGCCAAGGCGTACACTGCTTTATACACGTTGTAGGATCCCCTCATTTCTGAAACATCACTATAAGCAGTTTTGGTTTTTTCAATGTCTTCTGAACCTGTGCAAATTTTTGAAAAATTGTGATTGCTTCCCTTCTCTTGGAATTTGCAATCAAACATTGTTTCCCATAACAGTTTGATTAAATTGTTCCTGGGGTCAAACACAGGGCGAATCTGAAGGAGATATTTTTCCAGCCCTGGGACTTCTCCTCTGCGTATCGCAATTCCTATAGTCCCACCTAAATAGGGCAGTAACTCCTTAGTGTGGAAGACAGGAGAGGCAGTCCAGGCTTCACTAGCAATCCACTGCCTGCCTCTGATTTTTTGCTGAACAATTTCTTCAGCCAAAGGAATCATATAGGCTCCTGTTGGAAATACAGCAATAACTTTGGCCGTTGACTCTCTGATGGTTTTCACGATCTTAAGAATCTCAGCCTTGTTGTTAATGAGAGGAAGTATTTCTGTGAAAGCGATGCAGCCAAATCTATTAACCTCCTCTGTAAAGATCTTCAAAGCATACAGCCCATAGTCATCATTGCTCACAATTACACCAATCCAAGTCCACCCATAATGCCTGAATATCTGAACCATGGCTTTGACCTGGAACGTATCACTGGGAATAGTCCTGAAGAAAGAGGGGAACTCCTTTCTGTTGCTTAGACATGAGCAGGTGGCATAATAACTGACCTGCAAATGAAGGAACAAAAGTATTGTTTAAGAAGAGTTGAAATCAATTTCAGATACACAGTTCGTGAATTGTGACATACAGACAGATCTATTGTGATTTCAGCATCATCCTGTACTAACTAAAGTACAtgaaggatatactgtagcagtacaaataaaaaattaaaacaaataaaatgttacagtTATGGTATGAACAAGTATAATAAGAACAGTGAACTGAAATGAAACTATTTCATAGTATACACATACATATGCAAATTAGCACGTAagtaagaacatactgtattagtacTGAGTAATATTTCATAGGGTAACCAGAACTACTATCCTGATCTTTGCTTTACCGTACCATTGGAATCCGGAAGAGGCCCAGTGTTCTTGATATGGCGATAGAATGTGTTGATGCAGGATCTCCAACAATGGCTAAGACAGGGGGTGTCCCTGTACAGCTGTAGTCAGTGACAGACTCATCCTCTCCGCTGATCAGAGCTGTTGCTGCCCGATGAGCCATCTCTAAATTCTGACAATTGCTATACAGCCTGTATCCCAGTGTGATGttggggagaagagcagggtCTCTGTTTATTTCCTCAATGGCAAAAGCCATGGTCTGTGCATACTGAAATCCTGCAATATCAAATCTGGTAACAGACACAATTACTGAAATAAAACTATGCACATGTTCTGCTTTCATGGTCTTAAAATATCTACAAGATCTTCGTATAATTAagattttactttgaaaataaaaaacataaatgtggcctttaaataaaaaacacttagAAACAATAATGCCGAATGAAATATTATAGTTATGTGATCTATCAGATTAATTGCTCCATATGTATTGGAACTGTTGTTAGGTTTATGTTTAAAATAGCATGACTATCACTAATAGCATGATAATACCATGACTTATATTAGCTAAATTCTCTCAAAAGAAGATAATATAATGTATCTGTGTCATGAAAAGCCTAGGCAATGCATTATTTCATTCAGTTGTACTTTCTCCCTGACTTGTCATTAAGAAgcagtacaatatactgtattcactCACCGCTCACAGCTCAATTGCTCAGGCTTAGCAGTAAAAGACAGTTCAGGATACACGGTTTTAAAGTGGCTTTCAAATATCCCACCCAAAATGATATCCCCTTCTTTATACAGCCCATACAAGTCAAATACTTCTCTGAGTCTGCATGTGCGCATGGCTTCAGTGTCTGTTAGCCCAGCTAAGCCCAAAGATACAACAACAAACAGACTGAACTGCATTGTTTCAGAACTAAAAAATGTGCCGTGTTATGATGACCAAAGTCACAGCTATATAGACAATGTCTGACTCTCTGGGGGAACGTGTATGACATCACATCCCTGTTTCAGAACTGTGTATCTAAAggaaaacacaatacgccaccAAGTAATTTGTGTACCCACCTGCTCATTGGCCACAGTGAAAATTTAGTAGGACAGCACTCTCTGTTACTGTATGAAACAGTTTGTAAAACAAACCACAAAATTGTCAGCTACATTCTCTCTTGCCCAGTAGTTTGGGTGTTGttaatgcttttttcattaaACTTCTTGTAGTTTTACCATTTAAAATACAGAGATAATtgaataaagtactgtatttaattgaaACTGTTGGTATATATAATTTAGGCTTTTCAAATAACTacaaactatttaaaaataaggtttttattttaaattcaaaacatctgtggaaaaagtcaattaaagaaaaattatATAGTGAGGGGTACAATAATTGGCTATAATAACTTTTACATATATTACTTATTAGCTAAAAGCTAGCTTTTCAGTTTATAGGACATAGAGGACAAGATTTAGTTTTTATggaaacaaaagacaaatggTAAAAAGTAGGTCTTTGAatgaagagaagaaaggaggGGGCCCCTAGTGGAGATGGGGAACAGCTGTAACACAGACTTGTTCACACAGTAAAGAAGGGGTGTCCTGAGTAACAGAGTGGGGACCCTCAGTTCAGAGGCACAGTAAAGAAGGGGTGTCCTGAGTAACAGAGTGGGGACCCTCAGTTCAGAGGCACAGTAAAGAAGGGGTGTCCTGAGTAACAGAGTGGGGACCCTCAGTTAAGAGGCACAGTAAAGAAGGGGTGTCCTGAGTAACAGAGTGGGGACCCTCAGTTAAGAGGCACAGTAAAGAAGGGGTGTCCTGAGTAACAGAGTGGGGACCCTCAGTTAAGAGGCACAGTAAAGAAGGGGTGTCCTGAGTAACAGAGTGGGGACCCTCAGTTAAGAGGCAGTGTTTCCTTCTGGCTCTGCAGCAGGCAAGCTGGTGAGCACAGCACTTCCAGGACCTGCTTCCTCACTGGCCTGTTCCCTGCAGTGGGATTCCAGAGCTTATCGGCCCTCATTCTCTCTCCACAGCTGCCTGAAGGTGTCAGCCAGCTGCAGGAGGTCTCACTCCTGGCTCCTCTCCTGCTGCTCCTGTAGCTCACAGCTGGGCGTGGAGGACTGAAGTCCCTGAGGACTGTGCACTCCTGGAGTCAGAGCACCACAGCTCATCGCTGCTTCAACACAGCCTCTCGTTCAGTTTCTCTCCTCTCCATGAGCTCCTGGGCTGCCTCACCTCTCAAGTCAATGACACGCAGTAATTAAAGAGCACAGGTCCCTGAGCTAACTGTTACACTCAAAACAATTATACTCACACTAACAAGATGCGCAactgcaaaacagaaaaatattgcaGTGAGTCTCATAGAAAGgttctattttaaaaacttttcacctgatattttaatgtatgcATAGTTGTCTTAACTCCGTAAGGTAACAAGTATCTGACCTAACGCTTCATTCAAAATAGTTAAGGCAGTGACAATATCAGTGTAATAAGAGATGCAACTGCAAGCCCTAGACAGAAAGATCACTTTGTAGTGAGTCTGTGTGGGGGGTTCAGGTGAGGTGTCCCTGGGAGGGTTCTGTAAGGTGATGCCATTCCAGCGCTTGAGAAGAATTAGGCGTGGTCACTCGGTGAAACTGAGATTGATGGACCTCGCTTGAATACACCTGTCCAGAGACAGCTGGTATAGCCCAGAGTTAGCGGAGGGGGGTTGGCTCTTGGAAAAGAAGTGATTGTTgaagagagtgtgagagagatgtGAGAAGGATTGAAACTACTATTCTTTAGAGGTTGGGAATTAATTCAGCCTGTTGTATAGTTGGAGGAAAGGTTTCTATGAAAGATTTTAACAATAGGActcaggtttttgttttggctATTTTGGCtagagaaaataattttatcagAAAACAAACTTTGATGAAACttgaaataaatttaaataagaTCAAGTTATTTTTTCTACTTATTTAAAgggtttttaaataattacttttattatatacagtatataattaattttacttaagtgatcattttcatttattgtttgttcttttgcaacacAAGTTTAATGTGTAGTCTTCaatttttaaatgccttttgtcaagaaatgtcattttagtgatgagactttaaaaagcaaataagaTCAATAGCCAAGCAGAATCACTATGTGTTATCCATATTAAAATTTCCTTTTAATACTTATCATAAAGCACTTTGCAGTTACTTTAAATGTGTAAAGCCCAGACCACATTAACAAAGATGGGtatattcctgaaaataaattgtTGGAAATCTGGAATCTAAATtcagtattaataatgacattGCATGCagtacattttacaaaatattttaggaGGAGACAAGTGGAAATTATGGGGGAGTGCATTTAATAGCAAGATTAGGAGGCACTTTACCCAAAGGGCTTCAACAAGCTTTTTCAACAATATACccagctatgttgttgaagccaaaacTTTGGTTTTATTCAAGAAACAGATGAATGACACCCTTCAAACAATAAGCTAATAACTAACTAAAAGGCTAGACAGGCATAATGGTTGTGATATTTATTTACAAATGTATATCTTGTGAGATACAGTTCTAATATTAATGACTTGGCTCCAAGGCTTCATACAGTTTTAACCATTTATCCTGATGCCAGCAATACCTCATACCTCAGTAGTGTGAAGCCCTCTGTCATGGTTCAACATGGGTATGTGTCTCAGACTTCAAGTCATTGCTCCACATTGCTCAGatgttatatatttttgtaatgcCAACAATCTATAGCTTTGGCTTTATCTAACCAGTTCATCCAGTTTTGGGTCACGGGGAGGGGTGGAGATCCATACAGTAGGAACCATTTTAAACGTATGGGATTTctgaaaactttattttcatgCACATTGTAAAAGACATagtatacacacatacagtatgtccacctTGTTAATACGTACACCATTATAAAGCACTTTTGTGATGGGACAGACACAGTCTttgatgttttcagtttttttttttacaaaacaataaactacaaaaaacagttttgttcaGTCCATTCTGCAAGGGTTTGGCAGTGGTTACCAGAGTGTCCATAACTGTCAATAGAACAGAGTCAAACAATTTCACCAGAGGCTGCAAATGCAATTTTGTAAGGTGATGTTGGTATGAGGATGCAAATATCAGTTGACATACTAACAATATTAGATCAGGGTAAGGTGGTTCTCTTGCTCAATTCACTTCTCAGAATGGAATGAAAAATTCTAACAGCACTTGTGAaacaggtacattttcttgaaCTTCCTTCAGTTCTTAGGAGCAGCTCTGCCCATAAGGGCTTTCTTGGTATTTTTCTCTGGATGAAGCAGAATGATGTAACATTTTGGTGCAAATATCGCAACGAGGAGACCGAAGCTTGAAGCCAAGATGGCAAAAATCTCCACAGCATCCGAGTATTTCCCAGGAGAGCTGACATAAGCTGGTATGAAAGCGATCCAAACTGCACAGAAGATGAGCATGCTGAAAGTGATGAACTTGGCTTCATTGAAGTTATCAGGCAGGTTCCTTGCAAGGAAAGCCAGCAGAAAGCAGACACTGGCGAGCAAGCCTATGTACCCCATCAGAAAACTAAATCCTGTAATTGATCCAATGTAACactcaaaaataatttttgagttttgatactgtgtgtttttaaaaggcACAGGGGATGCTGTACTCAGCCATACAGTACAGATTACAGCCTGGATGACAGtaaagacaaaaacagtgccTCTCTGTTGTGCAGCACCAAACCACTTCATGACATTATTGTCTGGCAGTGTGGCTCTGAAGGCCATGATGACAACAATGGTTTTCACAAGAATGCAAGATATGCACAAGACAAAACTGATCCCAAACACAACATGTCTCAGCATACAGGTGAGGTGTAGTGGCTGACCAATAAACAGCAATGAGCAGAGGAAGCAGAGTATTAGAGAAAACAGCAACAGGAAGCTCAGTTCGGAATTGTTGGCTCTTACAACTGGGGTGTTCCTGTAGTGAATGAACACAGCTAAAACTGCAGCTGAAATACATGCTCCACATATTGAGATTGTTGTCAAGGAAATCCCCAAAATCTCATGAAATGAAAGGAACTCGATTTCCTTCAGCACACACTGGTCTCTGGTTGGGTTTGACCAGGAATCTGGAGGACATCTGAAACACTCAAAAGAGTCTATAAGAAAAAGAAGCAGCCGTGCCTTTATTAAACACAGgaatcatatatacagtaagagaaTTGAAAACTTAACACAGGTTTTGAAGATTacacattattaatattgtcaCATTATTTTGAAGATATTAATAAGcgaaaacctttaaaaatagaATTGTTGCTGTAAAGGCAACATATTCAGTGAAGTTTTGCATAATTAATACATTGgcttaatattattaatgtttcaAAATGCACATGCGCaagattattttcttatttaatacacacactcctgggAAGTTAAGCTCATACACAATTACATTTAGTGTTTGAAGCAAATTCTACTCCTTTGAACTTCTAGCATGGAATACAGATGAGTATTGGTTTAAATTAATAGTGCTTCCCACCTGTGTGGTTGCTGATGTCTCCCTCTGCACAAGGCACACAGTCGAAACAGCAGAGGGGCTCCCCTTTCCTGGTTGCCTTCCTGGTGCCAGGCTGACAGCTTTCACTGCACACAGACCTGGGGGGCTGGGGAAGGATAAAGCAGTATGTTCTTTGTGAACAATAtcatatgtttgttttggatAACAGCAtgcatgattttttaaaaaaatgttcaatatcTGTATGTATCAATGAATTATCATCAAATATTAAAGTTCATTCCAATTGGCCATAGTTTACAGatcttggcaaaaaaaaaagtatctgtGTTGACTGATGACTAATCCATTTTAAAGGTTTGCACATTTACgcatgtttatatatatataacaagaGACAATGATATGTAAAACAGTGAgcaagaaaagcactatatgaaAAACAGCACATTTTAGTGTGAACACAACGATTTACCCATGTTTTGTTTCCAGTATAgaattgctttttgtttttttgttataccCACCCGATTTTGGAATTGccaaatacagtgcatgtttctCATTTCTCTGCTAAGAACAATATGACATCATACAAGAGAGAATGAAAAGTCTCCTCTGCGTGGCCCATCATCAGGCCTCTCATCTTTGAACACAGCAACAGCTCAAGGGGCTAAGCCACCATATTGTAAGCACAATTCCTTACAGGATTAGGAATATGTTCTATTCTCAACCTTTAATCTTTAGAATCCTACTTTCTAAGATATATTTGCGCCAAGATAAAGGTTCGGCATCAATTGGAGCAGAGAGGGGAGGCACATCCCTCCACAAACCTGCAGGAGAAATCTGTGAAATCTGTCTGATGCTGACTAATCCCACTCTCCTCTCTGTGTTGCACCTTCAGAGCTTGAGCCACACATTTAACTCCAGTCAAGCGAAATATGTTCAGTTAAAATTCACCTtgagatgaaaaaaaagttccagGAAAAAATAATACCTAGAAACTGACAGAAAATTGAAATCACTAGGAATTGAAAAACAGCATACTTAATATGCGAGGAAAATaaccaaaaatacaaaacatagtTAACTAAACCTAAAGATCATAACACTTAAATCACTTTTTGGCAAATTAACATGGATATTTTAgaataaatctgaaataatCAATACTGATATGGATTGACCTACACTGTTAGATTCAAAGTTCCAGAATATTTTGTCTTCATTCAGTGTGAGCTCTTGTCCAGCAGGAGCTGATTCATCAAACAGACCGATTGTTACTGTTTTCACAGACCCGTCATCGGCCCTCTGCCAGTTCATCACATCATAGATTGCAAGAGCATCTCCGTTCTCATCGAAGGACACCCTGTCTCCATAGTGAGTAGTGAAGTTCACTCTCTCCAGGTAGTGCAGCAGCTGGGAGGGGGGAAAAAGGCAGATACAAATTATTAAATGATTaagcaaaaagacaaaatgggttTCTACAATATTAACAATAGAAACCTCATACTGGAAATAGAatgaatgtatttaaaacattattgaagCTAATAACAAAGGAACACAACAAGCAAGTTCATTTTTTATCTTGTATAATTATTTGACAAGTTTGTTCAGAATTTGACAAATCTGAATGATTATTTCAGTATATCTTTCACCTGCCAGGGCTGCACAGTTGTGATTTCTGCACAGGAGTTATTCTGAAAGGGCCCTTTTCCAGGCTCACAGGACATCAGATTGTGCAGGGAGTGTGCCAAGGCGTACACTGCTTTATACACGTTGTAGGAAACCCGTAGTTCTGAAACATCACTGTAAGACGTTTTGGTTTTTTCAATATCTTCTGAACCTGTGCAGATTTTGTTGTCTTCCAAGTTTGACAAATTCCGATTCTTTATTTCATTATGAAATTTGCAATCAAATATCTTTTCCCAGAACAGTTTGATTAAATTGTTCCTGGAGTCAAACACAGGGTAAATCTGAAGGAGATATTGTTCCAGCCCTGGAACTTCTCCTCTGCGAACTGCAATTCCTATAGTCCCACCTAAATAGGGCAGTAACTCCTTAGTGTGGAAGACAGGTGAGGCAGTCCAGGCTTCACTAGCAATCCACTGTCTGCCTCTGATTTCTTGCCGAACAATTTCTTCTGCCAATGGAATTAGATAAGCTTCTGTTGAAAACACAACAATAACTTTGGCCGTTGACTGTTTGATGGTCATGATGATCTTAAGAATTTCAGATTTGTCATTGTTACGAGGGAGGATTTCAGAGAAAGCTATGCAGCCAAATTTATTTACTTCTTCAATAAAAGTCTTGGCTGCATACAGCCCATAGTCATCATTGCTCACAATTACACCAATCCAAGTCCACCCATAATGCCTGAGGATTTGAACCATGGCTTTGACCTGGAACGTATCACTGGGAATAGTCCTGAAGAAAGAGGGGAACTCCTTTCTATTGCTTAGGCAAGAGCAGGTGGCATAATAACTGACCTGCAAATGAAAGAACAGAAATATAAT
This genomic interval carries:
- the LOC138242248 gene encoding extracellular calcium-sensing receptor-like, whose protein sequence is MSCGALTPGEHSPQGLQSSTPSYTDVVHTCRLREEFDLYGLYKEGDIILGGMFEIHFITVYPELSFTAKPEPLSCERFDFAGFQWAQTMAFAIEEINRDPALLPNITLGYRLYDNCVKLAVAFRAATALISGEDDSVTDYSCTGTPPVLAIVGDPGSTHSIAMSRMLGLFGVPMVSYYATCSCLSNRKEFPSFFRTIPSDTFQVKAMVQILRHYGWTWIGVIVSNDDYGLYAAKTFIEEVNKFGCIAFSEILPRNNDKSEILKIIMTIKQSTAKVIVVFSTEAYLIPLAEEIVRQEIRGRQWIASEAWTASPVFHTKELLPYLGGTIGIAVRRGEVPGLEQYLLQIYPVFDSRNNLIKLFWEKIFDCKFHNEIKNRNLSNLEDNKICTGSEDIEKTKTSYSDVSELRVSYNVYKAVYALAHSLHNLMSCEPGKGPFQNNSCAEITTVQPWQLLHYLERVNFTTHYGDRVSFDENGDALAIYDVMNWQRADDGSVKTVTIGLFDESAPAGQELTLNEDKIFWNFESNSPPRSVCSESCQPGTRKATRKGEPLCCFDCVPCAEGDISNHTDSWSNPTRDQCVLKEIEFLSFHEILGISLTTISICGACISAAVLAVFIHYRNTPVVRANNSELSFLLLFSLILCFLCSLLFIGQPLHLTCMLRHVVFGISFVLCISCILVKTIVVIMAFRATLPDNNVMKWFGAAQQRGTVFVFTVIQAVICTVWLSTASPVPFKNTQYQNSKIIFECYIGSITGFSFLMGYIGLLASVCFLLAFLARNLPDNFNEAKFITFSMLIFCAVWIAFIPAYVSSPGKYSDAVEIFAILASSFGLLVAIFAPKCYIILLHPEKNTKKALMGRAAPKN